A genomic stretch from Helianthus annuus cultivar XRQ/B chromosome 1, HanXRQr2.0-SUNRISE, whole genome shotgun sequence includes:
- the LOC110909253 gene encoding uncharacterized protein LOC110909253, whose translation MLSTYADDVVFVGDWSLNILLGLQRILKCFHLISGLKVNFHKSRLFGIGVEDREVAGMANVLNRDKGNLPCVHLGLSIGENLNLCKAWKPIIDKFSAKLSSWKANLLSFGGRLTLVNAVLTSIPLYYLSIFKAPITVINKLDRIRHSFLWGGTDNTRKLNWVAWDVVTTPKSLGV comes from the coding sequence atgttgtCTACCTACGCCGATGATGTTGTCTTTGTGGGAGATTGGTCGTTAAATATTTTACTTGGGCTGCAACGAATCCTTAAATGCTTTCACTTGATCTCGGGGCTTAAAGTGAATTTTCATAAAAGCCGCCTCTTCGGTATTGGTGTGGAGGATAGAGAGGTTGCCGGGATGGCGAATGTTTTAAACCGTGACAAAGGAAATCTGCCTTGTGTTCATCTGGGGCTTTCTATTGGCGAAAATCTGAACTTATGTAAGGCATGGAAACCGATTATTGATAAATTTTCCGCAAAGCTAAGTTCATGGAAGGCTAATCTTCTTTCGTTTGGCGGTAGACTCACTTTGGTTAATGCAGTTTTGACTAGTATCCCACTTTACTACTTGTCTATATTCAAAGCGCCTATAACAGTCATCAATAAACTTGACAGGATTAGACATTCCTTCTTGTGGGGTGGCACCGATAATACTCGGAAGCTGAACTGGGTAGCATGGGACGTGGTTACCACTCCTAAGTCATTAGGGGTCTAG
- the LOC110909350 gene encoding uncharacterized protein LOC110909350 — translation MNILSLNIRGLGVQRKAQWVRDIRLQQEVCFLMLQETQYSDYSSIDWGLSWGRGNFRVETVEASGRSGGLVSLWDASVFSVLDVKKSRNCLLVVGSVKGSGVFTYLLKVYAPQTSVGKRLLWAEIKGLVGSGMRMWILAGDFNSVRNRDEWRSSKFSQSAADEFNEFLEYTNLHEYTLKGRRFTFVSGNKMGRIDRVFVNWNFMMEWPNAEYRALGRDKSDHGPLILKVNLLNYGPKPFHFFNSWLDRVNFDGLVRKALEEGVFMGAPDVRLISKFRRLRHVIGEWKVTIFES, via the coding sequence ATGAATATTTTGTCACTGAATATTCGTGGATTGGGGGTTCAAAGGAAAGCTCAGTGGGTTAGGGATATAAGGTTACAGCAAGAGGTATGTTTTTTGATGCTTCAAGAGACTCAATATTCTGACTATAGTTCGATTGATTGGGGGCTTTCTTGGGGGAGAGGAAATTTTCGGGTAGAGACTGTTGAAGCTTCTGGTAGATCGGGTGGTTTAGTATCTTTGTGGGATGCCTCTGTTTTTTCGGTCTTGGATGTCAAGAAGTCTAGAAACTGTCTTTTGGTGGTGGGTTCAGTCAAAGGTAGCGGGGTATTTACGTATCTTCTGAAAGTTTACGCACCTCAAACTAGTGTTGGGAAGCGTTTATTATGGGCAGAGATCAAGGGTTTGGTGGGTTCAGGTATGCGTATGTGGATTTTGGCAGGTGATTTTAATTCAGTAAGGAATAGAGATGAATGGAGGAGCTCGAAGTTTAGTCAGTCGGCGGCTGATGAGTTTAATGAGTTTTTGGAATATACGAACCTTCATGAATATACTTTGAAAGGAAGGCGTTTCACTTTCGTTTCGGGTAATAAGATGGGTCGTATAGATAGAGTGTTTGTTAATTGGAATTTCATGATGGAGTGGCCTAACGCGGAGTATAGAGCTCTTGGTAGAGATAAATCAGATCATGGCCCGTTGATTTTGAAGGTAAATTTATTGAATTATGGGCCGAAGCCTTTCCATTTCTTTAATTCTTGGCTGGACAGAGTCAACTTCGATGGGTTAGTCCGTAAAGCGTTGGAGGAAGGAGTATTTATGGGGGCTCCGGATGTTCGTTTGATCAGTAAATTTAGAAGGTTGAGACATGTTATAGGGGAGTGGAAGGTCACGATTTTTGAGAGTTAA